The Gemmatimonadaceae bacterium DNA segment CGTTGCGCTGCAGCCAATGCGCCAGGAGCCGGCCATCGGCCAGCGCGGTCACGGAGGGGAAGTCGGCCCAGTTCACGAACAGGTCGCGGCGGCGCAGCACTTCGCGCGGCTCGCTCCACTGGCCATCGTCACCGCGCACGCTGAGGCGCAGCGCGTGGCCTTCACCGGTCACCGGTTCCAGCCAGCTCATCACCACGCGGCCATCGGGCGCCGTGTGCAGATTGGGCTCGCCGGCGCCGGCGCCCGATGGCGCGTCGATCGCCGTCAGCGCATAGCGGTGCAGCGGCGCGTCAGGTGCATCGGGCGTGCAGGCGAGCGCGGCAAATACAATGAAGGGCGTCCAGCGGCGTGCGGCGTGCATATCAGGGCGTGATGGTGAAGATGTCGGCGATACTGCGTTCATACTCCTGCACCGCGTGCTGGATCCCGGCATCGGTCCAGCCCAGCGTCGCGGCCATCCGCTTGGCAATGCGCGGGGCCACGCTGCGGCCTTGGTCGCGCAACTCGAACGCAAGGAAGGTACGCCGGATCATCACGTCGGCCAACGACTCCGCGAACTCCTGCGTGACGGCGCGGTCGACGTCCACCTCGCGCCAGGCGAGCTCGGGCACGATGCGCACGTCGCTGCCGCTCTCGGGGGCGCGCGCGCCGGGCAACGGCGCCTCGGCGGTGTCGCAGCGGCGACGGCCCATCCCGAGACGTTCGAGCGCGGCGTCCACGATCTGCGCGGCCTGCGGGCGGTACGTCGTGAGCTTGCCGCCGGTGGCGGTGAGCACGCCACGGCGCGTGACGTGCACCGCGTGCTCGCGCGAGGCGCTCGACGGATTGCCGGTGTTGCCCGCGGCCACCAACGGCCGGATGCCCGCCCAGGCGGAGACGATGTCGTCCTCGCCCAGCCGCGCATCGGGGAAGAACCGATTGCAGGCGTTGAGGAGGTAGCGCACATCGGCGCGCGAGGCGCGCACGCGCCGCGGATGCTCGTCGGTCGGCGTGTCCGTCGTGCCGATGATCGTGTGCCCTCCGCTGGCCGGCAGCGTGAACAGCACGCGCCCGTCGTCCGGCGAGAGCATCGTCACGGCCGACACATTGCCCACGCGCGCCGCCGGCACGGCGATGTGCACGCCCTTGGTGCCGCGCACGGCCGGGCCGGCCTGCGGATCCTCCATCCGCGCGATCTCGTCCGTCCAGGGACCGGTGCAGTTCACGACGAGGCGCGCGCGCACGTGCACGCTGTGCCCGCCGATGAGGTCCTGCACCTCGACTCCGTCGCAGGAGCCGTTTGCGTTGGCGTAGGTAAGGCGGTGCACCGGTGCGTGATTCATTACCACAGCGCCGTGGGCGACGGCATCGAGCACGTTGGCCAGCGTCAGGCGCGAATCGTCGGTGCCGGCATCCCAGTAGGTGGCGCCGCCAAGCAGTTGGTCGCGCGCGAGCATCGGCTCGGACTCCAGCACCTGTGCCGCGCCCAGCCGCCGGTGCCGCCCGACGTTCCGGAACGTGGCCAGCGCGTCGTACATCGTGAGCGCCGCGCCCAGCTGCCAGCGCTTCACCCGCGCGCCGCGGTACACCGGCCAGGTGAACCGCAGCGGCCGGACGAGGTGCGGCGCGTTCTGGAGCAGGCGCCGGCGCTCCTGGCTGGACTCCCACACCAGGTGCAG contains these protein-coding regions:
- a CDS encoding glycerol-3-phosphate dehydrogenase/oxidase, coding for MSASPPSPRAARLAALAADRFDLVVVGGGITGAGVARDAARRGLRVALVEAEDFAAGTSSRSSRLIHGGVRYLEHGYLHLVWESSQERRRLLQNAPHLVRPLRFTWPVYRGARVKRWQLGAALTMYDALATFRNVGRHRRLGAAQVLESEPMLARDQLLGGATYWDAGTDDSRLTLANVLDAVAHGAVVMNHAPVHRLTYANANGSCDGVEVQDLIGGHSVHVRARLVVNCTGPWTDEIARMEDPQAGPAVRGTKGVHIAVPAARVGNVSAVTMLSPDDGRVLFTLPASGGHTIIGTTDTPTDEHPRRVRASRADVRYLLNACNRFFPDARLGEDDIVSAWAGIRPLVAAGNTGNPSSASREHAVHVTRRGVLTATGGKLTTYRPQAAQIVDAALERLGMGRRRCDTAEAPLPGARAPESGSDVRIVPELAWREVDVDRAVTQEFAESLADVMIRRTFLAFELRDQGRSVAPRIAKRMAATLGWTDAGIQHAVQEYERSIADIFTITP